Proteins encoded by one window of Glycine soja cultivar W05 chromosome 15, ASM419377v2, whole genome shotgun sequence:
- the LOC114385679 gene encoding uncharacterized protein LOC114385679: MSIGTTLSTTPHHSFHSNTRTSLLNTVSPIQFLSFRNHTHNLRVLCFSSNPSQQPPPVVVVGSANADIYVEIDRLPHEGETLAAKSGQTLAGGKGANQATCSAKLSYPTYFVGQVGDDAYGTLLSDALRGGGVRLDSLTVVASAPTGHAVVMLQSNGQNSIIIIGGANMSCWPSTLPRQHLDLVAQAGIVLLQREIPDAVNVQVAQAARNAGVPVVMDAGGMDGPIPPQLLKFVDILSPNETELARLTGRPTGSFEEIAQAALKCHELGVKQVLVKLGEKGSALFVEGEKPIQQPAILAKTVVDTTGAGDTFTAAFAVALVEGKSKKECLRFAAAAACLCVQVKGASPSMPDRKSVLDLLNCQ, encoded by the exons ATGAGCATCGGAACAACACTTTCAACAACACCACACCACTCTTTCCACTCCAACACCCGAACCAGTTTACTCAACACCGTTTCCCCAATCCAATTCCTCTCCTTCCGCAATCACACTCACAATCTCAGAGTCCTCTGTTTCTCTTCGAATCCGTCGCAGCAGCCGCCGCCGGTGGTGGTGGTTGGCTCCGCGAACGCCGACATCTACGTGGAGATCGACCGTCTCCCACACGAAGGCGAGACTCTCGCGGCGAAGTCCGGCCAGACCCTCGCCGGCGGCAAGGGCGCCAACCAGGCCACGTGCTCCGCCAAGCTCTCCTACCCGACCTACTTCGTCGGGCAGGTCGGCGACGACGCCTACGGCACCCTTCTCTCCGACGCGCTCCGTGGCGGTGGTGTTCGCCTCGATAGCCTCACCGTGGTGGCGTCGGCTCCCACGGGTCACGCCGTCGTCATGCTCCAATCCAACGGCCAGAACTCCATCATCATCATTGGCGGCGCCAACATGAGCTGCTGGCCCAGCACCTTGCCACGTCAGCATTTGGACCTTGTGGCCCAAGCTGGCATTGTTTTGCTGCAGAGGGAGATCCCTGATGCTGTCAACGTTCAAGTCGCACAG GCTGCAAGGAATGCTGGTGTACCAGTAGTGATGGATGCTGGGGGCATGGATGGGCCAATTCCGCCACAATTATTGAAATTTGTTGATATTTTGAGTCCTAATGAAACTGAACTTGCTCGTCTTACCGGAAGGCCAACAGGAAGTTTTGAAGAGATTGCACAGGCTGCTTTGAAATGCCATGAACTG GGAGTTAAACAAGTTCTTGTGAAACTTGGGGAAAAAGGATCCGCGCTTTTTGTAGAAGGAGAAAAACCAATTCAGCAGCCTGCCATACTTGCTAAAACAGTTGTCGATACAACTGGTGCTGGTGATACTTTTACTGCTGCTTTTGCTGTGGCCTTGGTTGAGGGAAAGTCCAAAAAGGAATGCCTCAGATTTGCTG CTGCTGCAGCTTGTCTTTGTGTTCAAGTGAAGGGAGCCTCTCCCAGCATGCCTGATAGGAAATCTGTTTTGGATCTTCTTAATTGTCAATGA